A stretch of Oryza brachyantha chromosome 4, ObraRS2, whole genome shotgun sequence DNA encodes these proteins:
- the LOC102702556 gene encoding UDP-glycosyltransferase 92A1-like, with protein sequence MTSDGSIRIVLFPFPGQGHFSAFLSLAAFLHRAHPTADITLVSTPRNVEGLRCGSAGSPTAQYLRFHALPFVPAEHGLPGHGESADTVPVHRFIELFEATESGSLQEGFDGFVRDLTGDDGAGGAGARVCVIADPFLAWTSAVARRHGAAHAIFVSCGALGAVVYHSLWNHQPHRRAPGDDAFFLPDHPEVAVHRSQLPRHLLDADGTDRWSGFHRRQISAGYDTDAVLINTMEELETAGMRMLRRTMGVPVYPIGPLVRSNHADAGDGDAADVIRWLDAQEERSVLYISFGSINTLRLDQMVDLAAALELTGRPFVWAIRPPVGFDTNGGAFSVERPPMPEGFVERARAKNTGLLIHGWAPQVIILAHRATGAFLSHCGWNSALESLAHGLPILAWKLMADQFFNARMLEEQWGACVEVSRGNGPGSPAPGRQRLADAVEEVMGSSTAVGDTMRRRADEIREMIGRALEGGGSSVTALDEFLALTSRDRTMAQKFSHPKI encoded by the coding sequence ATGACCAGCGATGGCAGCATTCGCATCGTCCTCTTCCCGTTCCCAGGGCAGGGCCACTTCTCCGCCTTCCTCTCgctcgccgccttcctccACCGCGCCCACCCCACGGCCGACATCACCCTCGTCTCCACCCCGCGCAACGTGGAAGGCCTCCGCTGCGGCTCCGCCGGCTCCCCTACGGCGCAGTATCTCCGGTTCCACGCCTTGCCCTTCGTGCCCGCCGAGCACGGCCTGCCGGGCCACGGCGAGTCCGCCGACACCGTCCCGGTCCACCGCTTCATCGAGCTGTTCGAGGCCACCGAGTCGGGGTCGCTCCAGGAAGGCTTCGACGGCTTCGTCCGCGACTtgaccggcgacgacggggcgggcggcgccggcgcgaggGTCTGCGTCATCGCCGACCCCTTCCTCGCGTGGACCTCCGCCGTGGCGCGCCGGCACGGCGCCGCGCACGCCATCTTCGTCTCCTGCGGCGCGCTCGGCGCCGTGGTGTACCACTCGCTGTGGAACCACCAGCCGCACCGGCGCGCGCCCGGTGACGACGCGTTCTTCTTGCCGGACCACCCGGAggtcgccgtccaccggtCCCAGCTTCCGCGGCACCTCCTCGACGCCGACGGCACGGACCGGTGGTCGGGCTTCCACCGCCGGCAGATATCGGCCGGGTACGACACCGACGCGGTTCTCATCAACACGATGGAGGAGCTCGAAACGGCCGGGATGCGCATGCTTCGAAGAACGATGGGCGTCCCTGTCTATCCCATCGGCCCTCTCGTGCGCTCCAaccacgccgacgccggcgacggtgacgccgCCGATGTCATCCGGTGGCTGGACGCCCAAGAAGAGAGGTCAGTGCTGTACATATCATTCGGGTCCATCAACACTCTAAGGCTCGACCAGATGGTCGACCTCGCCGCTGCACTGGAGCTCACCGGCCGGCCGTTCGTCTGGGCCATACGGCCGCCGGTGGGGTTCGACACCAACGGCGGCGCGTTCAGCGTCGAGCGGCCACCGATGCCGGAAGGATTCGTGGAGCGGGCGCGCGCTAAGAACACCGGCCTCCTCATCCACGGCTGGGCTCCGCAGGTGATCATCCTCGCGCACCGCGCCACCGGCGCGTTCCTGAGCCACTGCGGCTGGAACTCGGCGCTGGAGAGCCTCGCGCACGGCCTGCCCATCCTCGCGTGGAAGCTCATGGCGGACCAGTTCTTCAATGCCCGGATGCTGGAGGAACAGTGGGGCGCGTGCGTGGAGGTGTCCCGCGGGAACGGGcccggctcgccggcgccggggcggcAGAGGCTGGCCGACGCCGTGGAGGAAGTGATGGGGAGCAGCACGGCGGTGGGGGACACGATGCGACGGCGCGCCGACGAGATCCGGGAGATGATTGGCCGAGCACTGGAGGGCGGTGGTTCGTCCGTCACAGCACTGGACGAATTCTTGGCGCTAACGTCGCGCGATCGTACTATGGCCCAGAAATTCTCGCACCCaaagatatga